One genomic segment of Impatiens glandulifera chromosome 6, dImpGla2.1, whole genome shotgun sequence includes these proteins:
- the LOC124944088 gene encoding cyclin-dependent kinase inhibitor 7-like: MAQAGKCKRKRPEIQPAMNVGDGEEKTIPVDLSDFDSIKRLKVENDVDRPVNDEYSLNSSSDSEEFSLSTSRNVKSDQQHQYLLMYRRGLNNQKVKFYSNGYAREINNGDAINGDGFIREIRISTPPLSEIMDSSSSQKSRKSALNLRTQPTAAEIDEFFSVAEKEDRTRFINKYNFDVVKDIPLAGKYEWVQIKP, encoded by the exons ATGGCGCAGGCGGGAAAATGCAAGAGAAAGCGGCCGGAAATTCAACCGGCGATGAACGTCGGCGACGGCGAAGAGAAGACGATACCGGTTGACCTGTCCGATTTCGATTCTATCAAGAGATTAAAAGTTGAAAACGATGTTGATCGACCTGTAAACGACGAATATTCATTGAATTCTTCTTCAGATTCCGAAGAATTCTCATTATCTACCTCTCGCAATGTCAAATCTGATCAACAACATCAATATCTTCTAATGTATCGTCGTGGATTGAACAATCAGAAG GTCAAGTTTTACAGTAACGGTTACGCGAGAGAGATTAATAATGGAGATGCTATCAATGGTGACGGTTTCATCAG AGAGATTAGGATTAGTACTCCTCCGTTGAGCGAGATTATGGATTCATCATCATCACAGAAATCCAGAAAATCTGCTCTGAATTTGAGAACGCAACCAACAGCGGCTGAAATCGATGAGTTTTTCTCTGTAGCTGAAAAGGAGGATCGTACAAGGTTCATAAACAA GTACAATTTCGATGTGGTGAAAGACATACCTCTGGCAGGAAAGTACGAATGGGTTCAAATAAAGCCATAG